From Primulina tabacum isolate GXHZ01 chromosome 2, ASM2559414v2, whole genome shotgun sequence, one genomic window encodes:
- the LOC142537514 gene encoding uncharacterized protein LOC142537514 — protein sequence MVQEGIVIGQKISIQGIDVDKAKVKVIKNLPPLASIKGIRSFLGHAYEELKERLVTAHVLVAPDWDLHFEVMCDASDTAFGPVLGQRQNKLFEVKHCPWYANFANFIVTGTPPPNLSFHQRKKFFSDTSGQVEVSNRDIKRILEKLVGVSRKDRSVRLDDALWTYKTAFKTPIGTIPYRLLFGEQRLLQLDQLEEFRNLAYDLLLSHKEKTKKAHDRRIIERGIQIR from the exons ATGGTACAAGAGGGAATTGTCATAGGGCAAAAGATTTCGATACAAGGGATTGACGTAGACAAAGCTAAAGTAAAAGTCATCAAGAACCTACCACCACTAGCTTCAATAAAGGGAATTAGAAGTTTTTTAGGCCAC GCATATGAGGAGTTGaaggagcgcttggtgacgGCTCATGTCTTGGTGGCACCGGATTGGGATCTACACTTCGAGGTCATGTGCGATGCCAGTGATACTGCGTTCGGTCCTGTCCTCGGCCAAAGGCAGAACAAG CTATTTGAGGTGAAACACTGTCCTTGGTATGCAAATTTCGCTAACTTCATTGTCACAGGCACACCACCACCAAATCTATCGTTTCACCAACGAAAGAAATTCTTCTCTGAT ACGAGTGGTCAAGTGGAAGTGTCGAACCGAGATATCAAGCGGATTTTGGAAAAACTGGTAGGTGTCAGTCGGAAAGACCGGTCAGTgaggttagatgatgctctttggACATATAagactgcttttaaaacacctataggcactatACCATATAGGTTATTGTTTG gtgaacaACGTCTGCTTCAATTGGATCAATTGGAGGAATTCCGGAATCTGGCATATGATCTCTTACTGTCACACAAGGAAAAGACAAAGAAGGCTCATGACAGGCGAATCATCGAAAGGGGAATTCAAATAAGGTGA